One genomic region from Clostridium saccharobutylicum DSM 13864 encodes:
- a CDS encoding cation-translocating P-type ATPase, whose translation MNLNNVVNKENNNELIRGLTTDEVNQRVKEGKVNYIPKAPSRTLWQIIRANLFTSFNAINFALAIIIILAGSPKNAIFVGVIIVNTLIGVAQEIRAKDILEKLSVISMAHAKVVRNGVIQQIQVEEIVLDDVLYLETGLQVLADAKFLQGNGLEVDESMLTGESDAIVKYPKEQLLSGSFVVAGEGYGVVTKVGKETYSSTLAEEAKQFKIINSELQAAINKIFKVIIWIVLPLTALLTLTQLRIPGSSWQDAAIGTVSGIIGMIPEGLVLLTSATFIVSIIKLSKYDTLVQELSATEVLARVDVLCLDKTGTLTQGELRLSEVKNIGNRDSNEIDQVLSSLVHNLPSNNQTQKAILAKYKDYKDNDKCLDKIVFSSKRKWCGASFQELGTWILGAPEIILNKEYHFIANLVEEEAKKGKRVLLLANVKNNKLSSTLTGNIESVALILIEDIIREAAPDVLKYFDKQGVNVKIISGDSPITVAEVARRAGVKNSENYIDARNLPEDEEEFKKLVSTTTVFGRVTPHQKKRIVMALQEKGHTVAMTGDGVNDVLALKASDCGIAMANGSDATKAVAQLVLMKSDFTALPKVVEEGRKQINNLERVSELFLSKTVYSIALAFICSILFLQFPILPIQLSLVGSCAIGIPSFFLALLPSTGGVKKGFLPRVVAVSIPNGLLLALFTIITFVAALHMGEPMEYSRTLALLMFAGISMVVLFRVARPLTKFKTIMCLSMFGIIVIAFLTPIGRIIFSLSTIHLRDWIISLVVIVLSGPLITKIVDIFRVRINRKFKVETI comes from the coding sequence ATGAATTTAAATAATGTAGTAAATAAAGAAAATAATAATGAGCTTATTAGAGGATTAACTACTGATGAAGTGAATCAACGAGTTAAAGAGGGAAAGGTAAACTACATTCCTAAGGCACCATCAAGAACACTATGGCAGATAATAAGGGCAAATCTATTTACCAGCTTTAATGCAATAAACTTTGCACTTGCAATAATAATAATTTTAGCAGGTTCGCCTAAAAATGCTATCTTTGTTGGAGTTATAATAGTTAATACTTTAATTGGAGTTGCCCAGGAAATAAGGGCCAAAGATATATTAGAAAAGCTATCTGTTATAAGTATGGCGCATGCAAAAGTTGTTAGAAATGGTGTCATTCAGCAAATACAGGTAGAAGAAATTGTTCTAGATGATGTACTTTATTTGGAGACTGGATTGCAAGTTCTAGCTGATGCAAAGTTTTTACAAGGAAATGGATTAGAAGTAGATGAATCTATGTTAACAGGTGAATCTGATGCTATTGTTAAGTATCCTAAAGAACAATTATTATCAGGAAGTTTTGTTGTAGCAGGTGAAGGATATGGTGTTGTAACAAAGGTTGGAAAAGAAACATATTCTTCTACATTAGCAGAAGAAGCTAAGCAATTTAAGATAATAAATTCAGAGTTACAAGCAGCAATAAATAAAATTTTTAAAGTTATAATTTGGATTGTGTTACCACTTACTGCTTTATTAACATTAACACAACTAAGAATTCCAGGTTCAAGCTGGCAGGATGCTGCTATAGGAACTGTATCAGGAATTATTGGTATGATTCCAGAAGGTTTAGTACTTTTAACAAGTGCTACATTTATAGTTTCCATTATAAAATTATCAAAATATGATACATTAGTTCAAGAACTATCAGCAACTGAGGTTTTAGCGAGAGTAGATGTTCTTTGCTTGGATAAGACTGGAACTTTAACACAAGGTGAATTAAGATTATCAGAAGTTAAAAATATAGGAAATAGAGATTCTAATGAAATAGATCAAGTATTATCATCATTAGTTCATAACTTACCTAGTAATAACCAAACTCAGAAAGCTATATTAGCTAAATATAAGGATTATAAAGACAATGATAAATGTTTAGATAAAATTGTATTCTCATCTAAAAGAAAATGGTGTGGAGCTTCATTTCAAGAGCTTGGAACATGGATTCTTGGAGCACCAGAGATTATATTAAATAAAGAATATCATTTTATAGCTAATTTAGTTGAGGAAGAAGCGAAAAAAGGAAAAAGAGTTTTATTATTAGCTAATGTTAAAAATAATAAATTAAGTAGTACTTTAACTGGAAACATAGAAAGTGTTGCTTTAATATTAATAGAAGATATTATAAGAGAAGCAGCGCCAGACGTATTAAAGTATTTTGATAAACAAGGTGTTAATGTAAAAATAATATCAGGAGATAGTCCAATTACAGTAGCAGAGGTTGCTAGAAGAGCTGGAGTTAAAAATTCAGAAAATTATATTGATGCCAGAAATTTGCCAGAAGATGAAGAAGAATTTAAAAAATTAGTGTCTACCACAACCGTATTTGGAAGAGTAACTCCGCATCAAAAGAAAAGAATAGTTATGGCACTCCAAGAAAAAGGTCATACAGTTGCGATGACCGGTGATGGAGTAAATGATGTACTTGCATTAAAGGCTTCAGATTGTGGAATAGCGATGGCTAATGGTTCAGATGCTACTAAAGCAGTAGCTCAATTAGTATTGATGAAATCAGATTTTACTGCACTACCTAAAGTTGTTGAAGAGGGAAGAAAACAAATTAATAACTTGGAAAGAGTTTCAGAATTGTTTTTATCAAAAACTGTATATTCAATAGCTTTAGCATTTATATGTTCAATATTGTTTTTACAATTTCCTATATTGCCAATACAACTATCTTTAGTAGGAAGTTGTGCAATAGGAATACCTTCATTCTTTTTAGCATTGTTACCTAGCACAGGCGGAGTTAAAAAAGGATTTTTGCCAAGAGTAGTTGCAGTTAGTATTCCAAACGGATTATTGTTAGCTTTGTTTACAATAATAACTTTTGTAGCAGCACTTCACATGGGAGAACCAATGGAATATAGTAGAACATTAGCATTATTGATGTTTGCTGGTATAAGCATGGTTGTTTTATTTAGAGTAGCAAGACCATTAACAAAATTTAAAACAATAATGTGTTTATCTATGTTTGGGATAATAGTAATTGCATTCCTAACACCAATAGGAAGAATTATATTTAGCTTAAGTACAATACATTTAAGAGATTGGATAATATCATTAGTTGTAATTGTGTTATCAGGTCCATTAATAACTAAGATAGTTGATATATTTAGAGTTAGAATAAATAGAAAATTCAAGGTTGAAACAATTTAA